The Nicotiana sylvestris chromosome 6, ASM39365v2, whole genome shotgun sequence genomic sequence CTGTGGTTACTAAAAGCAGCAGAATCTCCACTTGAGAGGCGAATATATAGGGGCAAGGCAGCGGCTGGTCACCTACCTAGAGGGCCAAATAATTCTGGCCGCGTTAACGTCACCATTTTTCTAGGGAAATATACTTACGGGACCACCCCGGGTCCCTTCACCAGATTGTTCGGATGCTACTATCTCGTGAAATTCGAAAGGAAGCGAGGCCTCAAGGGCTCATAGCTATCACCAGTACCGGCCCTAAAGAAGCTGCCAAACTAACTTCGGGACAGGACCCAATTTAGGGGTCCCGGCCGCTCTGAATACGATTTTCGAAGAGCTAACGCCTAGAGTCGAAGGATAACTCTGCTCGAGTAGTGAGGTAAAAAGAACGAAAAGATAGAGTGAAGAAAAACCCTTTATTTTCATTaacaaaatatatttacaagggacGTCTTTACAAGAATCACTCCACGGGGGTTACATGCACAGATAGGGAGGGCAAAAGTGACACAAGGCCTACTCTTTCTCACCACTGCCCGAACCATCTCCGGGATCCTCGTTTGGGACGATCAATAGTGCCAACTTTCTCTCCAGCTCCCGGGCCTCCTCAATTCCATGTGACAGATCGATGCCCCGACCTTGATCTCCTCCAATGTTTTTCTCCTCACCTCCGCCCTGGCATGTTCGATCGCCTGAGCTAGTTTCTGCTCAGCCTTCATCGATACGTCACGGGTCGTTTGATGTGCTGTGGGTGCGTCCTTCAGGTAAGTAGCTATGTTTCTTCTCGGACTTGGCCACAACTAACTCAGCTATCTCATTTCGAGCATCCTTGAGAAGATCACAGGTTGACGCCAACTCCAAGGTCACTGCCTCATTTTGTTTCCTTAGCCGGAAGATCTCCACATTCAATCACCCAATTTGCGAATCATTTTGCTCGACCTACAAAAAGAAAGGTAAACCGGTCAGTATCAAATTTCGGGAACAAGGGAAAGACTCATGCATAACAAAATACCTTCTCGACAAGGGCAACTTTTTCTCGGAGTGCTCCCCCCAAAGTAGCCCGGAGATCACCTGACTCTTTCCCCTTCTGGACAGAACGAGCCTCGGATTCTCGCAGTCTCGAGGATAGCTTCTCAAGCTCCTTCTCACGGCATAAAATCTCCTCGTTAAGCCTGAAGAGGGCATGATCGTACATCTCCTTGCACTACAGCAAAACAGAAGAgttagaagaatgaagaagggtGTCCGTGGCTAAAAGAAATATACTTAAAGAAGCTATCACCTACTGCATGAACCTCTCGGCCGCCTTGACGAAGCCGGGAGTATCAAGATTAATGTTCTTGCTAACGTCGTCAAGAATATAGCCAAGCGTGCCTCCCCCTTGAGATTTGACATCCCTTAGCTCCCTTGACGAAAAATGGGAGCCAAAAATGAAATTGCCTATATCTTCAATGTCCCCGAGGTGCAGTTCCTGCTCCTGAAAAGCTCCAGGTCCCGACCCTTCAGGGCCAACGACAATGGTCCCCCCAACAAAGACTGCATCGAACCCGGTCATAGGATCCGAGGCCATACTGATGCCCTCCTCGATTACCTTCGGTCCATGGGGATGACCTGAGTCAACCATTCCCGAATCGGCAGCCTCTGGTCGGGGTATCTGTGGGGATTTCGCGACCAACCTCGGCCTCTCCTCCATGCGATACCCACTGTCATCACTGTTTTCGTCATCAGTACCGAGGGTCGCCTCGAAAACAGATGTTGAAGTCCCAATAGCGATTTTAGGTTTATGCGGCTTAGGTTTCTCTACCACAGGAGGGTCGATAGCCTCCTTGCCTTTCCTTTTATTTCTATCAGCGGGCTTCGAAACCTCCGTCGCGCCTCCAGGGGGTGGTCTCATCAGCATATTCTTGCCAAGGCCTGCATGAGCATAGTGGCCACAACTTGTTAGCACAAGGAGgtacaaataaaaaaaacataggGTTGAAACGTAGGCGGCAGGAGAaactttaccatgattcttggccacccaccgcGTCTTGGCCAGGTCGATCCAAGATCGGGAAAGATACGGAAACTTTTTGTCCAACTACTCAATCCACCCCGGTAGATCCGAGACCGCTTCAGAATACCAAGCGGCGGCTGCAGAAAATAAAAAGAGGTTATCTTTTTGGAAGAAAGGAAAGAAGATCTCAAAACATGTCTGAAGGAAAAAATACTTACGCTGGATGTTCCATCTCTCCGGGAAAGGCATCCTCTTGGACGGAATGATGTCCGAGGTTTTAACCCGGACGAACCTACTCATCCACCCCTGATCTTTCTCCTCGTCGGTGCTCGAGAAAAACGATTTCTTGGATCGATGACGAAGCCTAATCAAGCCTCAATAAAACCGGGGGTTGTACATCCTGATCAAATGATTCAGGGTAAAGGTCTCGTCCCCAACCTTATCAGTAAAATAACGGAGCATCAAGACTATCCTCAAAAAATAGGGATAGATTTGACCAAGCGTCACCTAATATTTGTCGCAAAAGTCAAGAATGACCGGATCTATCTCCGGAGAAAGGGATCCAGAAGGCTCAGCCGAACTcaaagtaaagggataagtaTATACGTGGAGGAAATCGTCTTTTGAATCCGTTATGTTCTCATCAGGGTCaggaatctccacctccactGCCTTCTTCCATCGGTAGTCCTTTTTTACCGTCCCCGTATCGGTCACGACACCAACGTACCGGGACACGTGTTCCCATTGGCCTAGTGTAGCAGGGGAAATATCGATCGCATAATCTTTCGACATGTCAAGATCGGGGGGAGTACATTGTCCCAGAGTGGGTATCACCTTCATTTTCTCCTTAGACGACCGAGGTGAAGAGGTGACTTCGTTCGGCCGAGGAACCGTCCTGGAAGTTCTGGCCATTACGACGGTAAAATTTTCTCTAAGAAAGTGAAAAGGGAGAATGTAAAAGAAGATGGGTCTGGATCCGCGAATTTGAAGATGTTTGGAAAATAAGGATTATcaaaaggtttatgtatttataggAACAACATAGGTAGCGGAAGGGACGAGCCAATAGCGGTTCGTGAATCTCTCGATAGTCGCATTTGACGGCGACCCTTGCATATTTTTTGGGACATGAAATTTAATGCTCTGATAGGTTGACGTCACGGCAATGATGTCCTCGGAACGGAGGCTCAAAATCGTTTCATATCACTTCgttctaagaaacgcggagactatttgTATAAGGcaaaattggagggtccaatttctcgtcattaagGCATTTCGGGGGATCACCTCGAGACCTCAAGGATGCGAGGCTGTGGTCGATCTCCCTCTCTCGAGGTTCGTTGATGCCCGGCCTAACGACAATGTTTTCCGCGATCATGATAGGAATGGAGAGCTCCCTAGGCATGCATCTAATATTGGCATAGCTAGGTGCCATCTAGTTGTCACATCCCCCCacttttgtaattaatgcttttgtactatgttggagtttccctcttatataaagggaatctttgacattttgtaaGGGCTCGTCTGTTGCTCCATCCgctccataagaaatatagaaaaacattctctttgctctctcatacgctctcttgatattattgctttcatttactGTCTTCATATtcgttcatcatttattgcttataattggccataaagagccttcgttgattaTTTCATAACTGTTAGCCCTACCTCGATCACCCACGATAGCTCGAGTCCGAGCTCTGGAATCGACTTCGAGGCCCCAAATCGACCGGCTCGAGGCCATGAATAGCTGACCCAACGGTTTGGTTATAGTCCTCTCCCTAACTTTATTTCATCTCTGATTCTCATATACTCTGCATCAACTTCTTaataaactagcataaaaatagatcacgtatttttagagtcccatcaacaaatttaattgttattatcattttcacggtaaacactctTCAAGACTAGTACCAAGGTACATATATACTACGTGAGGTCTTCTTGTCTCTTGATTGACGTGAATCTTGAGAGATTGTAAATCCAAGGGAGTTGATCCTTGAAAGGAATCGTAGaatgattctttccaagaataagattGCTTCTGTTGATTTGCCTTGACTTGTGGTCTTGATTGGACTTTTCCTTTGCTAAGCAGATATTTCCGTTATTTGATAAATCAAATCAGATCCTTTGACCCCGGTTTTTAATTGTCTTCCTTTGATGGAGGAATCTTCAGTGCATAGTTTCGTAATCTTGGCTTCATTTAATTTAGGTCCTTCCTATATTATCCTCCATTAATCTACTGCCAAATCCTTGATTGATTTTTCTTTCGGATTTCCGCTACTCTTTCCTTTTTCGTCTCTAATCTTCGAGACTTCCTTTCCATTGCTTTAGAAGTGTTTCTGGCTTTCTGCATATAAAAGATGTGTTATTTTACATTATTAAAATAAACGTAGATATAACACctaacccacttcaaatttcATTGGGCTTTTAAGGAAATTCAGTTAGTTATTTCTCCCGGCCCAATCAGAAAGGCAGGAAACAAATTATAGAAAGTAAAATTAGAAAAGTTATTGAGCAAACCTATTTGACAATGAAATGCGAGCAAACCTCTTACTACATTTAAATTTCTGAGGTCGTTAATACATCTCCGATTGTCAACTTATGAATATATGTAATCCCATTGAACAATATAGCCTTTTTCCCTCTTGTATTCAGGAAAAAAGTGGAGTAGTCTTATTCCCTCCGATTGTCGTCTCCCACCCAATGCCtatctacccccccccccccccacacacacacacagaaaaaaaaagagaaaaagaaaattttgtccAAAATAGTGAAAGAAAGTAAGGAGTCAAAGagggaaaaagaaattaaaaacaaGAAGAACATTGTTCCCCTAATCTAGGAGAATGAAAGTGAGTATCGATGCTACCTAATACAAATACAGGCAGCTTTGACTACCTTATACAAACCAATTAGCTCGAACCTTGAAGCAGTTGGATAAACAATTGTCATACTTGTACGTACTAAGTAGGGGTTACGACCTTTATGGTCTACTCTTTCATTCTTCTCCATCGATTCTCTTTCCAACTTAACTATATATCTCCATGCATGATTCCAACTCCATGCACATACGTTCTCCTTAATTACCTGAACAAAGCAGTGCAGAGAACAAAAATCGCGCTTAACAATTTGATTATCCCAAGGAAAAAGAAATTAACTTCGTCCACCAAGTGAGACAAAGTTCAAACAATGCTACTAGCTCCCTTCTTAAATAATGATGGCTGTTACTGTTCTCAGTATAAGTTTTAGCTGATTTTTGgtgttaatttaaaaaaaaataatatcgATAAATTACATATTCTTGCATGTATTCGAAAAACGTAATAAAAGATAGGCTATTTGACTCTCTAAATAGAAACgattatcattatttttgggaTAATGGGAGTaatatcttcttttcttttctttttttcatcagGGAGTATATTTTCTCAAACAGTATAACTTTTACGGATGCGAGCTCTGGCAGTTTTAATTTATAGTAATTAAAAGGCGGAAATAGATGCTTCCTGAATTGTTAAGAAAAATGATTCATTAATGTGCCATGATGATGACACTATAAACGTGATTTAGGAGTTAAAAAAAGTGGTATATTGGTGATAATTAAACTAGAGATTCAAAATCTGTCTTTTGGCTCATTAAGCTGATCAACTGAGCTAGAGAAAGAGCTGGAATGATTTTGATATATCTTTCCGCTTACTGCCAAAACAAAAGACAAACTAGTTAGCAAGTTCAAAAAGGTATATATTCTAGCTCTATGAGAGATCAGATCTCAGAGACCTGATTTACCTAGGTGACTAAATTTTTACCGTTATCACATGACTAACCTTGGCCTTCCTCAGACTTAAATCGATCTATGTTGCTCGCATTCTCTAAAAATATTGCATGTCAGATTCTCCAAAAATTATGTATTTTTGAAAAATCTCATACGAGTACAACAATATTTTTGAAGAGCATGTAAAATATAGCACTTAAAATCATGATAGTTCAAAGCAAAATATATGCAGTACCTCAGTCGAGAAAAGGTGCAGCAATGTATTAAATTTGACAGTGCAAAGGAAATTAGTAATTTCTGTAATTATGAATCTAAATTATATATCTCAGTATAAAAATACTTTACTCTATCAATACAATTTCAATAATTATACTATGATATTATCACTATATTTTCCAAGTATTATATCAGATTTGCTATAAAAATTTACCTATTGTAAGAGGTGAAACTTAATTTGATTGTGTTCTTTGTCAATTGTCAGTTCATAAAACATAATATTATTAGGAATATAGTACACAAAATAAACATTTCTGTCTTTCGAATTAGCATGCCTCATGAGCTCTGAATGTTTATTCTAGCCAAGACAAGGCTTATGGGAACATATACAATCACCTCCAGGTTGGTAATATGTAGTTTCCAAAATGTGCACACGATAAATACACACAACTACTTGTTATTAAGGATTCAAATGCTCCGAAATATTAGATTGTCAATAAGTAAAAGAACGCAATGGTTATACATAAACAAAATCTGGCAAACTGAAGAAATCCTGACAAAGAAAAGAGGCAATGCCCATCGATATTATAATAATACAAAATTCACTTTGATCATATATAAATCGCAAAAAATATACTGATCATAATTTTACTACAAAACTTATTTAAACATGAATTCAAGAAACCCCACTAAATATTTGGTACATCTAGCTAAGTAGAACGGAACATTGATGCTAATCCTGTGGAGAAATCAAATAGGTAGAGTCGAGGAGAAAAGACATGTCAAAGAACAGAATCTTGTGATACTTGTGAGAGAGTCAAGTAATGAGACCAAATTATGACGGCCGCCAAACTATTGGTAACCCTTTTCATCGTATTCTTAAAAATTTGGTTCAATGAAGGTCAAGACATGTCAACATGATAGGAAAAACAATTAGATAAAATGTTTATACAAAATCATGTtacttattaggtaattacaCATAAATCTCTTCATAAACATTAATCAAGGTTCTGATAAAATGAGTAACTAATCTACTATCACAAGTTAAGATTCACTAATGGTGTAAAAAAAATTTACACTAttaatatatataacttaaatccatCTGAAGAATAAGAAAGATAACCTGCAATAACATATTAAAACCCAATGAtagtataattatttattttttttgcacTGTGAGTATATGAGTTAAATACTTAAATCCAAAACTAAAATACCAACGAAATTATTCCAAAAGATTCAAAATGTGGCAGCCAACGGAGAGTCGCAGTTTTTGCAGAAATCAATTGAACACTCAAAAGGAAAATAAATGTAAAAAGACAGTAATCTTTCTACGAACAGTAAGTAACACAACGGAGGAAAAGCCTGACTTGTGATTGTCAAGTCGCTTTATCAACTCTCTTCCAACATTCAGTGGACCCCATTTCTCTGACAATTCACAAGATCTCTCAATATTGCTGCACCTTCCTTCCTCTTTCTCTCTCTTGAAGATTGAAGCTTAATTTGGCCTTTAGATTCTTAACCTTGTATCATTCCATTATAGTGAAAATTCTTGAACTAAGAGCTAGCTCCCCCACAAGTTTGGACCTTTTTTCTAGTATATGACTCCAGAATTTTGAGCAAGTGAGTTCAGAGTGAACAAGCTTAGAGTATACCTTTTAACTTTtttgcatatatatacataagtcGAGTGGAAAAAAATAACCCACCTTTATTCGTCTAAATGACTTCCGTTGTACTGGCTTAATCCCATGGCTGAACTAGAAGTATTCCCAAACTTGGCCAGCTCAGTTTTGGACAAAAAGGGCCTGTTTTCATTCCCTCCTACACCAAGAAAATCTCTTGTTAAGCTTCCTTCAATAGCTTCATTTCCACtcagatttatttgctttcctttgTTATTCAGCATCAAGAAAGGATCTGAATTCTTTGCACTTGAATTACCCTCTAATGAACTCGAGTTCATAAGATCCCCGCCTAACAACAGCCTATTTCCAGCTTGATTATTATTGGTAGTCGTCAAAGTTGAAACAGCTGATGGAGGTGAATTCATCATTAATCCATTCAAATTCTGATCAGCTGCAAATTGTCCATTGCTTTTTGAAAAAGATGACCCCATCAGCCCAAATCCACTGCCAAAGAGGGCCGAATTGCTCCTCGTTGATCCCATTTGGGCTGCTTTTTGCAAAAGTGCAGTTGCCGACATATGAGATGGTGGTGTTGTTGTTTCTTGCTGATGACTGTTGTAGTACATTGAACTTATTGTCTCACACAAATTTCTTTTGTTATCTTCTTCCTCCCTTAAAACTCGCGAAGGAAGGGACGAGGAAGACCCAAAACCAGAATCATCACGACCACCGCCACCATTAACGAACCACTGTTGATTATTATGAGGGGGCGCCATTTGGACCAATTGATGAGGCAAGTTGCTAGTAGAGCTTGATGATGCTACTAAAAAATCATTGGCGTTATTACCTGAATTTGGATTAATATTATTTTCCAACCAAAGTGGCATCCTTGGTTTTTGTCCATCAACATTATTGAGCTGATGATTAATTGCAGGGTCCAATCCAAGTCCCATAAATTCAGGCCTAAATAAAGAATTACCAAATTGGGGATTTCCACTAATCATTCCCCCACTGAGCAATTCATTTCTGAAGTTAAGAGTTGCTGTACTTGGAACTGATGTAAATCTTGCACTTTCTTCTGCTAAAGCATCACAGAAGGCTCTGTGTGTTATAAAGCTGTCCTTTCTGTTCAATTTTCAAGAAACCAAAAAACAATCTTGGTTTATTAGTTGCATTAAAATTCAGGACATAGATTTACTTCATTTACTTCCACAAGTGAGTAATCATAGGACATTCATATTCTCTATTGTACTTGATGCAATAAATTTCAACTAGAAATGATAAAGATGTTTGATTAATTAGTTACCTGGAGAAGAGAGTTCCACAGTCACATTTATATTCTCTTGTACCACAAATCTTAGTATGAGCTTTCCAATCAGATTGAACTGCATATTTCTTTGAACATTTCTCACACTTCCATTTCTTCTCACCATGTTTTCTTGAATAGTGTTTTTTAATACCTGTTAAATCCCCTAGAGCTCTTGATGGA encodes the following:
- the LOC104237114 gene encoding zinc finger protein BALDIBIS-like — its product is MMSDDGLSFIQDPNPNSNPSAKRKRNLPGKPDPDAEVIALSPKSLMATNRFICEICNKGFQRDQNLQLHRRGHNLPWKLKQRNKNEVIKKKVYICPEKTCIHHDPSRALGDLTGIKKHYSRKHGEKKWKCEKCSKKYAVQSDWKAHTKICGTREYKCDCGTLFSRKDSFITHRAFCDALAEESARFTSVPSTATLNFRNELLSGGMISGNPQFGNSLFRPEFMGLGLDPAINHQLNNVDGQKPRMPLWLENNINPNSGNNANDFLVASSSSTSNLPHQLVQMAPPHNNQQWFVNGGGGRDDSGFGSSSSLPSRVLREEEDNKRNLCETISSMYYNSHQQETTTPPSHMSATALLQKAAQMGSTRSNSALFGSGFGLMGSSFSKSNGQFAADQNLNGLMMNSPPSAVSTLTTTNNNQAGNRLLLGGDLMNSSSLEGNSSAKNSDPFLMLNNKGKQINLSGNEAIEGSLTRDFLGVGGNENRPFLSKTELAKFGNTSSSAMGLSQYNGSHLDE